The genome window CACTCAACACACGTAAAATACAACCCTTTTAGACACACCCCACAACCATCGCACCACAAGTTCCTGGTCTTAATGATGTAGTAAAATGTAAGCACTTCTTCAAAATCCAGACCGCCATCATGGTTTCGATCCAGATTGTTGAAGAAGCTAGGGTTAATCCAACCGTAGCCGTTCTGCTGAAGGAATGTAATGAACTCAGACTTGCTTACTCGACCATCGCCATTTCCGTCCATGGATCGGAAGAAGTTGGCTGCCAGCAGCTGAAGATTTTGTGACCCATTGTTGTAATATGCTAAAGCTGCCTGGTGTAGTTCCTCCATGATCAAGAAATCACAGAGCCCTTGAAGCAATAGCTAGGTTGGCTTATGGGTTTTATAGGATGCCATTATTGTTAGTGGCATTTTCTTATTCATGTGTGTTTTAATTTATGCATGCAACAATGTCCTATGTTCAAGGTTTATAGCTTGCACATTGACCTAGCTACAAAGCATGAATCAACAAGTGCTGCATTGATTGATTTGGCAATGTTAAATAATTTGTTTCTCTgactattttttgttttcctgtgattctaattgttttagaagtcaactttttcttggCCAGCTTTAGACGTGAGCTTTGAAACTAAAGAATGTGTACAGGATGGAATATTAAGTCCACTTGCTTGCATTCCTCCAACCAGTGGAACCCAACATGGATATCCATCCAATGAAAATGCTTGAAACTTATTTGACCAACCTAGTGGAATTAATTCATCCCCGACCAACCTAATTGAAAttcctcctttttttattaactttTATACTAGCGATATTTGAAGAAGGgggttttctcacacacactatcaaaGTATCATGAAAGTACGAACCTAAGATTACTGGTCTGTAAGTCAAGACCCTTTCCACTGAAACTGGGCTAGCCCCGTTGGTCTAATTGAAATTCttctgaccaaaaaaaaaaaaagttattgaTACTCCAATAGCAGCTTTCAAACAAtcccaacaaaacaaaaggctCTCCACTGccacaataaaaataaaaataaaactattttcTGTCAGGAAAACATAAAACTTATATGCGACCAAACCAAGTAGGAATTCTCTAATAATTTCTTAACTATGTAGAAGAGAACTTCAAGCAAGTGGTACCGTAATTAGCTGTGGCACCACTGCTTGGCCCCATACACATCGTCACCATAGAATTAAATCCTCAATACTAATTAAGTTATTTGACcacgaaaacaaaaacaacaaaaaaatcaatacgTTATAGTTCAGTAGGAACAAATTTACTCATTACATTACAGTATAAATCAGCAAGAACTAAGTTTATGAGTTCCAGTATCAATCAGCAAGCACTGAATCAACTCTAGGATCTTCTTTTTGACACACGAAACCAGAAACAACTTGTTGAgttgagaaagaagagagggaACCTTGTTTATAGTCCCATGATTCATCTTAATCAAGACCCTCAAGACTAGAAGTATGATGTCCAAGGAACTACGAATCTGAATTTCCTGCGATTTCATACAAATATCTAAACAaactaaaatagaaaaagcaCTTTGCTTTAAAGAAAAACTGCTCGTCGCAATGTGGGAATGTGAGACTCATTTCATAAAACTACGCCAATAAAGGTCCCTCAAATGCCAGAAATTACTTCTACAAGGATGCATTAAGATAAGCATTCCAGATGATTTATGTGCCTACTGAATTTTTGAGTGCGACATGAGTTCTCCATCAGATCCAACGGGAAGtcaggaaaacaaaaaatagaaactcACATAGAGAACAAATCATATACAttagaattaaaaagaaagtCGAATGCCCGGAATTAGGGTCAGTGTCCAACCGATGATACTGTGGTACCAACTGATATTTATGAAAACGTGATTGATGCTCAAACTACATCATCTAAGACTCAATGATTCTTTTACTACGAACATTTTTTCTCTACTATTTTCTCTCTACTGCACATACAAGGGTTTCATTGGGTCGCTCAAGAAAAATTCTGCATCCAACAATGTAGGGCCAACAATTATGGCCCTAAACAATCCAAAAGATTGATAGTGTATAAAAAAGGGAATTTCTAACAAATCAAAGGACATGTAACTTGAACACTAATGTAATTAGCTTATTGAGCAAATATGAGTCAGAGAGAGACCATGAATCatagaaaattaattgaaCCCCAAACAATATAAAGGATTTCAGAGTATGACAATGCCACTATAAGCAGAATGCTCCATAATGTAACATAATGATATCCACAGGTAAACTGACACATCTTGCAGGTACAAAAGATAAAAACCTGATAGCAAAAGATATTTAGAAAGGAAATCCTTGCTGGAAGTTCTTCTTGGAGTAGTCTTCTGCCAATCGCTTCACACCCTttgcatttatataaaattccATCAATTCATCAGCAACATCCTTTGGGTGACAATTAACAAATGCCTTCAGAAACCTCTTCTCTGTCATCCTCAGTGCTGTCAGCATCACAGGGCCTTTAATCTGCAAGTCAAGACCCATTTCCTGCATCTTCTCTGCAAGAAATACTCGTGGCTTTAAAACAGCCTCCAGATTTGTGTACAGAAAAAAGGGATACTCAAGAATCACTGGGGCGGGAAGTTTCATTTTTCCTATAATGAAAGTCATGTTCCTCTGAACCTTATCAATTGACAGTGTAAGCACAAGGGGAGACCTTGCCAAAAGACCAAAAATCTCATCTTCTGAGAAACCAAACTTCTCCAAATTTGCAACTTTCTGACGGATAGTTTCAAGGCGTGAAATGCCAATGATTGCGACAACATACTTATACATGGTTGAATGATTCGAAAGCCTGGTTTTTCGTATATATTCCATCTTTTCATCATTAAATGAAGTTCTTGGGATCAATGTGGGCCGTGATAGAAGAATTTGGGTCAAGTCACTCGTGCTAAGACCCATTCCTTCGTATAGTGCGATGGCAGGCTTGATTTTATCGTGAAAGTCATAGGTCAATAGAGATGGGTTCTTTACAATGGCTTTGACAAGAACTTCCCTCGACTCAAACAATCTCATAAAGTACTCAAGCCGCTCATCAAAACAATGATTAATTCGATAACTGAGAAACCGGGGCCGACAATTGATGATCTTCACAAGCTCAGATGCACTAATGCCCAAGCCACTTAGAATGTTTAGTTTGAACTGAAGCTGATCAAGGTCAGCATTCCGCAAAGCAGGCCGCCGTGTGAACATCTTGGATATGTCAGTATCACTACAACCCCAGTTCTTAAGAATTTCTTCAGAGCTCTTGGGTTGGTCTCTAACATATTCTCCTACACTTTCTTCCTGGGCTTGGCAAATGGTCGAATAGGTGGCGGGCGGGAAAAGTAGAGAAGTTGTTGAGATCAGAGTTTTgggaaaagataaaaaatttcGAGAGGCTGTCAATAAATTTCGGAGCTTAACTAAAGAACCAACTCTAGATTGCATGTCAACAGACTCAAGTTATTGGCTGCACATCCTTTGGGAAAATTGGAATGCAGCTAAAGAATCAGCATAGAAGTACGCAgtaaaatttattcaaaaatttGAAGCTCAAATCTTTTTATATTAAGCGCTCCTATTAATCTTGGACTGATACACAGTCACAAAGAAGCAGCAAAAATGGTTTTCTTAAATCTTTACCACAAATTTAGTTCTTGATATTCATCATCTCGTCAGAGTCCTGGGCAAAGTTTTAAGCTTTCCATCTAatccacaaaaagaaaatatttatgaGCAGATAGATACTCGACGTGAATTtccatagagagagagagagagagagagagagagagagaaggggatACCTGGGCAGCCCATGGATAGCCTTTGAAGGGTTTAGCAGCAACGGACAGACGCATCGAGGTTTTAGGCACAAGGCACTTAGACGGGTGGCTAGAGACAATGCATTGATTTGGATTGAGTGGCGCTTTTCGGCCGTTCTGTTTACACCCAAAATTTTGCTCGTCACACAAAGTCTTTAATTCCTATTTTATCCTTATTGTCTGATTTTTTTagaaacaatttttattttattttattaatatgtgGCTGGTCCGGTGATTCCCTTCTCTATCTCCGGGTGATTCCCTTCTATATCTCCGTCATAAATTCACATCCTCTCTCATCATCCCCTCCCTTCCTAATAAAGGCCTAGCTATCACATGTGTATATGCAATTTGGTGTGTAAATGCAATCATGTGACAAGAGAGATAAACACATAGTAATTGTATGCCTCATTTACGTTTTCTTCTCTCGTACCTAAAAATATTGAAAGATGTTGATAGATGGGGGTTTGTGTATTCAATGTTAGGGGCATTTGTCTCCACACCTAAATCCAGAGTAGGAATGTCCCTTATTATCCTTTGAGTTTGttaacaagaaaagaaatgtaTTGAGAATGAAGAACTCCTTGTGAATATTGGATAATTGTGGCAATTCCTACAATTTTTTAGAGGATTGGAGACGCATTCATTTTATGGTCACCTATGTGTGACAAGATGAAGCCACCTTTTACCAAGGTGGGTGCGATGGAGAAAATCTTAGGAGCAACTGGTTGTATATAATCATGTCTCTATTTATCTTGTCACGTAACTAGAGATTGTGCAATTAACCAGCACAACAAAAAAGCTAAGTATCAGCCACAACAGAGACATAGAAGTGAACCAAAATAAAGGATAACTTGAACCCCAAATAAAGAATAAACTGAATCCAAAATGATAACAAGGTTTAAACAAAATGACAATGCAAATATATTGAAATTGCTCCATGTTCATGTAACAAAATGTATAGAGGAAATCCTGTACAATAAGACAAACTACAGATGAAAACCTGATAGCCAAAAACATTCAGAAAGGAAATCCTTTTTGGAAGTTCTTCTTTGAGGCTTCTGCCAATCGCTTAACACCCTTCACATTTTTGTAGTACTCCATCAATTCATCAGCAGCATCCTTTGGGTGACAATTAACAAATACTTTCAAAAACCTCCTCTCCGTCATCCGCATTGCCCTCACCATCATAGGGCCATTAATCTGTAAATCAAGACCCATTTCCTGCACCTTCCTGGCAAGAAGTACTCGTGGCTTCAACACATCCTCCAGATTCTTGAATAGCAAACTTGGGTGCTCAAGAACTGTAGTAGCAGGAAGCTTCATTTCTCCTAAAATGAAAGTCATGTTCCTCTGAACCTTATCGACTGATAGTGTCAAGACAAACGGAGACTtcccaaaaaagagaaaaacctCATCTTCTGAGAAACCAAACTTCTCCAAGTTTGCAACTTTCTGACGGATAGTTTCAAGGCGCGAAATGCCAATTATCGTAACAACATACTTGAACATTCTGGAATCATTTGGAACTCCGGTTTTTCCTATATATTCCATCTTTTCTTCATTAAAGGAAGTTCTTGGTATCAATGTAGGCCGTGATAGAAGCATCTGGATCAAGTCCGGCATACTAAGACCAATTCCTTCATATAGCGCAATGACCGGTTTGATTTTCTTGTGAAGGTCATGGGTCAAGAAAGACGGGTTCCTTAATATGGCTTTGGCAAGCACTTCCTTTGATCCAAACAATGTCATCAAGAACTCAACCCGTTCATCAAAGCAATGGTTAACTCGACAAGTGAGAAACCGGGGCCGATCATTGATAATCTTCGCAAGCTCAGGAGCACTGATGCCCAACCACGTTAAACGTTCGAGTTTGGACTGAAGCTGGTTAGCGTCAGCTTTCAGTAGAAAAGGCCCCCGAGTGAAAATATTAGATATTTCAGTATCAGTACAACCGAATTGCTTCATAATTTGCACAGAGGTCTTGGATTGGTCTTCAATGTCTTCTCCTACACTGTCTTCCTCGGTGTGGCAAACCGTCGAATACGTGGCGGGTGTGAAAATAAACCAAGTTGTTGGGAGCAGAATCTTGggcaaaaataagaaatttggCGAGGTGGGCAATAAGATGCGGAGCTTAAGTAAGGACCCAAATGTGGATTTCATGTCTGAATGCACTTTGTTTCAAAGCAGGAAGAACACAAAAGGCTTTCAGATTGGGAAGAGAATGTGTTATGAATTTTGGTATAAGAGGACTTGAAACCTTGATGCCTCTGCTGTAAAAATGCGTCTTAAAGATGCTGTTTTATATTAGGTTTGCAGCTGAATGATATGGAATGGAAGTCAGTTTTGTTCGTTGACCTGCAGGGGGAAAATGCAGTGGAAAAGCTATATAGATTTGCCGTTTGCAAAGCACGTGCGCAAATACAAGGATTTACAACCCCTATATACATGCTATTGATATTGTTTCATTATTTCGATAGTATTTTCTTTTACAGGATGGAATAGAAACACCACTAAACCAAGAGCTAGTTGATACAAACGAGTCATGTCTTGTCATGGACTCATGTTCGGGTTGTGCTTTTCTGGATTTGTATTGCATGAATTGATACTAACTCAActtctttattattttgacaccaaaaacaaaacaaaaaaacaaaaaaacaaaaaaacctcaaCTTCTTTATTAATTCTCATGTTCGAGTCGATACAAATCTTATAAATAAGTCAATTTGTATGTTGACTTTATAAGATGTCATCCAGCCTTGGATGTTGCTCTCCACCACGTTTGCTATGTTGACAGCCATGAAAGAAGTATTTTCAACTTCTAATCTTTTCTTAAGTTTAGAAAGCTGAGACATTCTTTAAGCGGTTGGAATGCTTTTACAGTAGCAAACTCATCACTTGTCTCTTAACCCAGGTAACTCTTCCCTGCAACAAGAACTCCGATTCGTAAGTTCTTTAGTCCTGCAGATTCAATATTCAGAACAAAGCATAAACATATGGATGTGGAGAAGTTAAAAGAGCGTGAGAATGTTTACCAGGAGGATATGGATCATACTGACGACCACAGATTATAATGAGATTGTAACAAGCAGAGCATTCTGAAAAGGCCTAGTTCCTCTTAGGAGCATGGACTTATCAAAGGACATAACCTAGGAAGAGCTCCTATCTGGCTATCTCCAGTACTCTGAACTTATCTACCGGAACCTTGATTTcgcttgtttttgtttggtggGTTAAACTTGATCCTAAAGACTCTTCCTCCGTGCCTGTCAAttattttccaaaagaaaagtgaCACTTTAAGCATGAAcgtatatatattaacatgGTAAATCTAATTCTTCATAGATGTATATGAAGCTCCTCCAGATTTAgaattttagtattttgacTTGTTTTGAACATATACTAAGAGGAATGATACAACTGTAAAAGTAAACATATCTTAGGAAGGTGAATACCTGAGTGTTTAGAAGCAATATGTGAAAGCGGTCTGTGTGGACAATGATGACATCCCAAAAGTATAACGAGTTAAACAAGGCACTTTCATCTACTCTTggagcaaaacaaaacatccACATGATCAGCATGGTAATAAATCTTTGCTCCTCTTCAAGGATGAACAACAAATTTAGCAAGTTCTACTGTCTTAAGTTGGCTGAAATAGCACAGTTTTCGTTGTTGTGGATTGTAAAAGGCTCTGTGCTGGTTCCTTTTTCAAACTTCTGTTTTCTAGCAAATTTCGGGTTTCCAAAGCATTGTCCCATGCTCCAGATGCAGCATATATGCTTCCTAGAACAACATAGTTAACTGAATTCTTTGGATCCATCTCAAAAAGATGCATTGCTGCTAGTTCTCCAAGTGATCTATTACCATATATGCTACATGCCCCAAGAATGGCTCCCCAAAGTGAGGCATTAGGCTTGATGTTCATGTCACATATCAACTTGTAAGCTTCTTCTAACAAACCTGCACGTGCGTAAAGATCtacaatgcaagaaaaatgCTCAGCTCGAGGCAAGATGTTGTATTTGCTGAACATAGTATTGAAGCATTCCCATCCTTCACCTGTCAATCCAGCATGGCTGCAAGCAAAGAGAAGAGACAAGAATGTGACACCATTAGGTTCCAACCCCTCATATTCCATCTTTTTATATAAAGCAATCGCCTTATGTCCTAAGCCATGCCTTCCATAACCAGAAATCAGCGATGTCCATgaaataacatttttttcttccatctCATCAAAAGCATGGTTAgcatcttcaatttctccGCATTTGGCATACATATCAACTAGAGCATTTCCCATGGCCACATCATAACAAGGTTGGTGTTTAAAAGTCAGGGCATGGATTTGTCTTCCCAAGATCAATGAAGCACTATTGGCACATATGTTAAGCATGGAGCATAATATAATACCATCCAAGGCCAGGTGCATAAGAGTCATTTCTTTAAAGAGATCTAGCACATCTCTGCTGTAGTTACCTTCTTGTGCATATCCAGTTATCAGTGCAGTGCAAGCTATAATGTCCTTTTTCATCATGTTCTTGTATATTTTATGAGCACTCTCTACACTTCCACATTTAGCATATGCATTGATCAGCGATCCACTTAAAGTTTTGTGTGATCCAAACCCCACTTGCATGATGAACCCATGTATTTGACTTACCTTCATTAAACCACTACCTCCAGCTAAGGCTCTCAAAACACTCCCCAAGGTGAAGCAATCAGGGAACATGCCTGAGTCAAATATCGCATATACAATTAAACATAACTAACTAAAGGAAAGCAAAGGAAGTGATACAtatgatataaaaaaatcttaatgcatgaaaaaagataaTTTAGAACTATCTATTAAGAAGACATAAAGAAACCCATTGTTGACGATTTGCTTGAGAGTTAAgtacaccaaaaaaaaaggcacaCACAAAAAGGGCCGTAAATTATATGGGTAGTAAATTTTTCCTAAATTGAATGTATCATTCAGTGGTCACACAGCAAACAAAAGGGCAATGTCATTCACCAAGACAAGGTAAATGTGGGAATGTGGCGACTAAGCATTACTCAAAAAATATGGAACAAACACAAAGAAGAGCACAAATACTAAGAATATAAAAGCTTCAATTTTAACCACAAGTATAAACATTCACCTTCCCTCATCATTGAATGAAACAGTTGCAATGAGGCATCAGCAAAGCCCTGAACAGCATAGCCGCCAATCATTGCATTCCAAGAGACCAAGTCCCTTTCCGACATTTCCTCAAACAAATAACGCGCATCCTCTATCTTTCCACACTTTGAATGAAAATCAACCAACGCAGTCTGCACAAACAAGTTCTCAGCAAACCTACCTTTCAGAATACACCCCTGTATTTGCATCCCTACTTCCAAACACCTCAAACCTGTACATGCCCTCAACACGCTACCATACCCAAACTGATTAGCTCTATAACCTGCCTGACGCATATTCAAAAACATCACCAAAACATTTTCATAACATCCACTTTGAGCATACCCAGAAATCATAGCGGTCCAAGACACAACATTTTTCTCAGGCATTCGATCAAACACGTTACGGGCACTAACAATGCGGCCAAATTTCGAATAAAACATTACCAGCTTGGtgtttaaattcaaatttgaatcaAACCCACTTGTTATTGCGTGGTTATGAACCAAAAGACCGGGTCTTTCTGCTCGTTCATCGATGCAGAGCTGCAAGATATTCATGTAGCAAGAATAATAAGAGTCTAACTGAGTTGGGTTTGAGAGAATTAGTCTCAGAGCCTCCTGTAGTTGACCCCTTTTGCAGAATGCGTGCATAATGAGTGAGTTTATGTACTTCTACTTCTTAATGGGGTCTCTCATTATTTGAAACTTCGTTCATCGTTTTTGTACGGTAACCTGGCTTCAGTTTGGGTTTTATGCCGCCATTTTCAAACGGAATTATGTAGTACCGTAATTTTGTACGGTTAATACAGAAATTCTATGTGGCGACAACAATATTGTTGGGACCGAATCGATTTGAACTAAACCGAactaaatcaaattaaattaattaaaaactatAATTAAACCGAACCAAACAAACTGCTTTGAGGTAATTTTCCCTTGTAAATATTATCAATTCAACCGCTTGTGCTtcgaaaaaactaaaatacatAATTGAAGTAGATAAGGGTTAATAAAAATGGTATGGATTTCACTCCACCAACATGCAAATAATTATGTCAAATAAgttattcttcaaaatttagaaaaccttttcttttgaaagaCTTTGTAAGTCAATTGGTTTACACCATTTACTCGAATATATAAGGTCTAATATTCGATTTTCCCATCTCACAATACGACTcgtaaaaaaagaagaagggaatTAACCCTCTTAGGGAAAAATGACCATTATAACTTATCTTTGTATCAACCCATCTAATCTTTCATGCATAAGTAGTTTGTTTCtaactacaggggtccaagagatttgtggtctctcaccgttggatgtaaattcaacagtTCACTAActcttacattttttttaagaaatttttttgaactattagattaatatccaaTGATAAGTGACCATAATCTCTTGAACTCATGTGATTCAAAAGGTAGAAACTAATGATATTTATGTCAATAATTACctagaataataataaaaagatacGAACAACACGACAACAAGATAAAGCTTCGAGTAAAGTAGAGAAATCATAACCTTCCAAACCaataaatagaataaaatAACGTGTGCCTCGTGTCTCTGTCTCTAGTCACCACTcccataaattaattaaaaagaaaagcagaaaGTAAACCAATGATGGGATTTTCTAATTGTCTTGTTGGCCAGCCGCGTTTGACTTCATACATTCACAGGAGATGTTGATAGATTAAAGTCTTAACAGCGAGCCAGTATTttctgacaaaaaaaaatatatatttaaaaaaaaacatctcacaaatattttcttttaaaatatagAGCCTCAACAGAAAAATTTCAGCCATAACTTCATCATCTGGCTAGAAACCTTGTGCTGACCATTCATGGCTAGAACTAGCTCTGCCTGTCTCAGTGCAGcttccttcctctttttttcaaGCTTACTGTGGAATTTCAATGCTGCAAGGGACACACTCAAACCAGGTGACACTCTAAATTCCTCAAGCTCCTTGGTTTCTGCAATGGGGAAATTCACCATGGGGTTCCATATTTATGACCACAATTTGAACTATAGCTACCTTGTTGTTAAGTGGGCTGCAAGTCATAATTATGCATGGATTGCCAATAGAAACAAACCCATTTTGTACCCTTTGGGAATTCTTACCTTGGACCAAAATAATACATTGAAAATTACACACAAGGATGGTGAGCCTGTTGTACTTTACTCTGCTCCAGAAACTAGCAATGCCAATAATATTGTGGCTACCCTTTTAGATTCTGGCAATTTTGTCCTACAAGAATTGAGCTTTGATGGATCACCCAAAAGGGTTTTGTGGCAAAGCTTTGATTTCCCTGTAGACGCCCTTCTGCCAGGTATGAAATTAGGTGTGAACCATAAAAGTGGTCATGTTTGGTCAATTTCATCATGGTTTACTCCTAACAGTGCAGTGCCAGGGGCTTTCACTCTTGATTGGGACCCGGAGGCACACGAATTGAAGATTAGACGGCACGGGGTGGTTTATTGGAGCAGTGGAGCCTTTAGGAATGGGagatttaaatttattttgccTGATGAATCCAAGCTGAGGTATAATTTTAGTATTGTGTcaaatgaagatgaagattaCTTCACTTACAGTGCTGAAGATCAAAGTGGTATATCAGAATGGGTGCTAACCACAATGGGGAGACTATATGACTTTGATGAGACAATTGATATTGCACAAGCAGATTATTGTTATGGCTCCAACACTGATGGAGGGTGCCAGATGTGGGACCGGCCAATTGATTGTAGGCATGCTGGTGATAGATTTGAGGAAGAAAATGGTTACTTCAATCCAACCGGCTCTGGTTCGACAGCAACGAGTGATGCTTCAGATACAAGCTTCAGCATCAGTGATTGTAAGGCTGCTTGCTGGAAAAATTGTGACTGCCTTGGATTCAGCTATCTGTTTGATAATCAGACCGGATGTCGATTTTGGACTGGCCACTGGAAGTTCATCAAGGACAGCACAGGTTATAGTTCAcgcaatatttattttctaacaaCAAAGGCATCGCACAACCATGGTAAGTCCTCCTGATAATCTTTTGCGCTAAGAGCCTGTCcacaaatttccaatttcacttgaaaaagaaacaaaatggaaCTTCGAGTATACATag of Prunus dulcis chromosome 4, ALMONDv2, whole genome shotgun sequence contains these proteins:
- the LOC117625240 gene encoding uncharacterized protein LOC117625240; this encodes MEELHQAALAYYNNGSQNLQLLAANFFRSMDGNGDGRVSKSEFITFLQQNGYGWINPSFFNNLDRNHDGGLDFEEVLTFYYIIKTRNLWCDGCGVCLKGLYFTCVECFDRAANTYDLCSRCYSSRRFRHNHTCFLDNHMLLRSKRTQLRQAGLPNLNLVITPARQIFYPPATPARNRLRQTFQALEAAITVANLITLCTIM
- the LOC117624960 gene encoding uncharacterized protein LOC117624960, with translation MQSRVGSLVKLRNLLTASRNFLSFPKTLISTTSLLFPPATYSTICQAQEESVGEYVRDQPKSSEEILKNWGCSDTDISKMFTRRPALRNADLDQLQFKLNILSGLGISASELVKIINCRPRFLSYRINHCFDERLEYFMRLFESREVLVKAIVKNPSLLTYDFHDKIKPAIALYEGMGLSTSDLTQILLSRPTLIPRTSFNDEKMEYIRKTRLSNHSTMYKYVVAIIGISRLETIRQKVANLEKFGFSEDEIFGLLARSPLVLTLSIDKVQRNMTFIIGKMKLPAPVILEYPFFLYTNLEAVLKPRVFLAEKMQEMGLDLQIKGPVMLTALRMTEKRFLKAFVNCHPKDVADELMEFYINAKGVKRLAEDYSKKNFQQGFPF
- the LOC117625866 gene encoding uncharacterized protein LOC117625866; its protein translation is MKSTFGSLLKLRILLPTSPNFLFLPKILLPTTWFIFTPATYSTVCHTEEDSVGEDIEDQSKTSVQIMKQFGCTDTEISNIFTRGPFLLKADANQLQSKLERLTWLGISAPELAKIINDRPRFLTCRVNHCFDERVEFLMTLFGSKEVLAKAILRNPSFLTHDLHKKIKPVIALYEGIGLSMPDLIQMLLSRPTLIPRTSFNEEKMEYIGKTGVPNDSRMFKYVVTIIGISRLETIRQKVANLEKFGFSEDEVFLFFGKSPFVLTLSVDKVQRNMTFILGEMKLPATTVLEHPSLLFKNLEDVLKPRVLLARKVQEMGLDLQINGPMMVRAMRMTERRFLKVFVNCHPKDAADELMEYYKNVKGVKRLAEASKKNFQKGFPF
- the LOC117625839 gene encoding pentatricopeptide repeat-containing protein At3g20730, which translates into the protein MHAFCKRGQLQEALRLILSNPTQLDSYYSCYMNILQLCIDERAERPGLLVHNHAITSGFDSNLNLNTKLVMFYSKFGRIVSARNVFDRMPEKNVVSWTAMISGYAQSGCYENVLVMFLNMRQAGYRANQFGYGSVLRACTGLRCLEVGMQIQGCILKGRFAENLFVQTALVDFHSKCGKIEDARYLFEEMSERDLVSWNAMIGGYAVQGFADASLQLFHSMMREGMFPDCFTLGSVLRALAGGSGLMKVSQIHGFIMQVGFGSHKTLSGSLINAYAKCGSVESAHKIYKNMMKKDIIACTALITGYAQEGNYSRDVLDLFKEMTLMHLALDGIILCSMLNICANSASLILGRQIHALTFKHQPCYDVAMGNALVDMYAKCGEIEDANHAFDEMEEKNVISWTSLISGYGRHGLGHKAIALYKKMEYEGLEPNGVTFLSLLFACSHAGLTGEGWECFNTMFSKYNILPRAEHFSCIVDLYARAGLLEEAYKLICDMNIKPNASLWGAILGACSIYGNRSLGELAAMHLFEMDPKNSVNYVVLGSIYAASGAWDNALETRNLLENRSLKKEPAQSLLQSTTTKTVLFQPT